The genomic region TCACCCAGTCCTCAACAGCAGGTAAGACAATAGGTATCAATGATTCGTGAACATCGTATGAGATGTGCACGAGGTTGCCAAGGAAGAAAACAATTGTGCCAACAAGCCTCGGGTATGGTAAGCCTGATATCTCTCTCACTTTTTGCACATTTATGAGCTGTCTCCACAGCTCCTTATCTCTTATGCCTATAACGATGTTTCTAAACCCTAATGGAGACACATAGCGAACATGAAGTGCTGGTTCGGGCAGCTTTTTCACTACTTCGTGAAGAGTTGGTCTTGATACTCCGAATGCTTCCTTGTCTAGGCGGTAGTCGTAGCATGTTAGTAGTGCTGCTATCCTCTTTTCCTGCTTGTTTTGCTTCACTAGTTTTGCTCCCCCTGGGGAATTGTGTCTAGGCCCCTTTATCTGGCTCGCCAAACAGGCCTCCAAGAACCTGCTTGGAATTGGTTTAGAAATGTGGTAGCAGAACTACTTGCACTTACAAGGCTAAGTGGCGAGGTGTGATCTAGGTATGAAGAAGCTCGCAAAGCTCGCAGCTCAAATAGAGAACACCCCCTGGCTCAAACTAGCCCTAGTAGCAGCAATGGCTGCAGCAGTAGTAGCGTCTAAGAACCTGCTCCCCACAGACATAAAGGAAACTGATGTAGGCGCGGTCTAACCACAACGTGTTTTTCAGCCATAAATTAAACACGTTTTTGCCTAAGCGAGCCCACATAGTTTCTTCAATGCCTCGTCCTCGCTTACCCATATTGTCTTCATAGGGTCGTTTTGCTATCTCTACCTGCTTTGCTGTGTGGCTGTGCTTCTGGGTGCATGGGTGCGTGTACTGGTGTATCTCTTGGCCGGTTTCTGCGCGGCAGTGGCGCCGGGGCATCTTTGCGTCGCTGGGCGCTATTCATCGGCCTAGCCATGTGCGGGGAGAATGATGGGGCCATAGCAATATCGGTGTTTGCGCTGTCTTCCCGGAGTAATTATTGTGATAAAAGTGTGGTTTGTGTGAGGTGTCTAGGCTAGTTGTTCATGTTATCTTGTTCTTCTTTGTTGTTTTGCCTCCTCTAGTGTCTTGATTCTTTGTGGCCTTGTTGTAGGTTTCTTAGTTGCTTTTGCTAGTATTATTGCTAGGCTTGCTATCAGTGCTGCTGCGGCGGCTTCTCCGGGTAGCCCGGCTTTCGCGATCTTCGCCGCTATCTCGGCTAGTGCTAGTGATAGCACGGCTATCATTGTAGCGCGTACGTGTACCGGTTTCACCCTGTGTACTAGCTTGGCTCCAGTGGCTCCTCCTGCTGCCCCCGCGGCCATTACTAGGAGTACTGCTGTGTAGCCTATGCTTATGCCGTGTGTGGTGTGGAGGGCGTAGAGATAGGTTGTGAACGCTGTTGCTGAGACTATGAGGGCTGTTGCAGCCGTGTTTGCGGATATCTTCTTGGGGTCGTTGTGGAGGTACGAGTATGCTATGAGCGCTATGGGTGCCGCATCCATGCCTATTAGCCCCGCTATTACTCCCTCAGCGGCTCCTAGCGCGGCAGCGATCCCCCCGCTTTTCTTGCCGCTTGGCGGTGCTGGTGGTGCTGTGAGCCTGTAGAGGGCGAAGACCAGGAATGCGCCGAAGGCTACGAGTATTATGATTCTCGGGGTGTGGACTGCTATGTAGACCCCT from Pyrofollis japonicus harbors:
- a CDS encoding sulfite exporter TauE/SafE family protein encodes the protein MIGALAALTYILSTIFAIAGMGAAGVLVPNYIALGLSVYTAITLALAQNIADLAVVTALHTRRGLVDWKKVATVAAPAVMLVPLGVYIAVHTPRIIILVAFGAFLVFALYRLTAPPAPPSGKKSGGIAAALGAAEGVIAGLIGMDAAPIALIAYSYLHNDPKKISANTAATALIVSATAFTTYLYALHTTHGISIGYTAVLLVMAAGAAGGATGAKLVHRVKPVHVRATMIAVLSLALAEIAAKIAKAGLPGEAAAAALIASLAIILAKATKKPTTRPQRIKTLEEAKQQRRTR